CCGTGGAGAGCATCGCCGAAAATGCCGATGCCGACTTCGTGATGATCTGCACCAAGACCACCCCTATCAGATGGGGCCTCTATGCCTTGGAGCGTTTCCTGCGCACGGCGGATGATACCGCGGCGGTGATGGTTTACTCCGACCACTATTCGCTGGTGAAGGATGATGCATCTTCAGAAAATGCATCTTCTGAAGCAGATGCATCTGATTCGGAAAAAGCATCTGGTAAACTGGAAAAGCATCCTGTGATTGATTATCAGCAGGGTAGTTTGCGGGATGACTTCGATTTCGGAAGTCTCTGGCTCGTCAAGGCGCAGGCGCTGCGCAACTATATCGCCCAGCAGGATAGACAGGAATATCAGTTTGCCGGCCTCTACGACCTGCGTCTCTATCTGAGTAGGGTGGGAGAAATCTTCCATCTGAATGAGTTCCTCTATACCGAGAACGAACTGGATAACAGAAAGAGCGGCGAAAAGCAGTTTGACTATGTGAACCCTAGAAACCGTGAGGTGCAGATAGAGATGGAAAAGGCTTGTACCCAGCATCTTAACAAGGTGGGTGCCCTGGTGGATACCAGCTACTACCGTCTGCCTGATTTCGACGAACAGGAGTTTGAATACGAGGCTTCGGTGGTGATTCCGGTGTTTAACCGAGAGAAGACCATCGCCGATGCCGTGAAGAGTGCCCTGGCGCAGAAAACGGATTTCAAGTTTAACGTGATTGTGGTGAACAATCATTCTACAGATAAAACCGGAGAGATTCTTGATGAAATAGCAGATGACCGTTTGATTCAGATAGTTCCTGATAGAAAGGACTTGGGTATCGGCGGCTGCTGGAATGTAGCCATCAACAGCGACTATTGCGGAAAATTCGCCGTGCAGCTGGATAGCGACGACCTGTATTCATCTTCTGAAACCCTTCAGAAGATAGTGGATGCCTTCTACGAGCAGAAGGCGGCGATGATGATTGGCGCCTACCGCATGTGCGATTTCGACCTGAATACCCTGCCTCCGGGACTCATCGACCACAAGGAATGGACCGAGGATAACGGTTGCAACAACGCCTTGCGTATCAACGGCTTGGGAGCGCCACGTGCCTTCTTTACCCCGTTGGTACGACAGATGCAGTTCCCTAACACCAGCTATGGTGAGGATTATGCCCTGGGACTGGCTTTCTCTCGCCGCTATCGCATCGGCAGAATCTACGACGAGCTTTATCTCTGCCGTCGCTGGGGAGGCAATTCGGATGCCGCCCTGAGCATCGACAGGGTGAATGCCAACAATCTCTATAAAGACCGTCTGCGCACCATGGAGCTGATGGCCCGCAAGCAGATGATGCAGGGCAAGGCGGATATCATGGAAGACAGTAGCATCTCTCGCTTCTTCAACCGACAGTTAGAGAAATGGGCTGATGCCCGCCATCGCTTCCGCGACCTGAAGCATGTGGAAACCCGCCAGCTCTCGGAACTGGTCAAGCTGCAGTGGAACCCTGCCCGCATCGTGAGCACGGGAGCCAAGATAGACAGGAAGACCCTGGGCGAGCGCCCTTGCTTCCTCTGCGACCGCAACCGACCAAAGGAGCAGATGTCGCAGCAGATAGATGAAAACTTCCATCTGCTGGTGAATCCGTTCCCAATCCTTCCGGTGCATTTCACCATTCCGGCCCGCAAGCATCAGTATCAGGCCATCTATCAGAACTATGGCGAGATGCATCGCTTCCTCTCGCTTCACAGCGAACTGATGGTGTTCTATAACGGTCCGAAGTGTGGTGCCTCTGCCCCAGATCATCTTCATTTCCAGGCGGGTACGAGCGGCATCCTGCCGTTGCAGTCCAACTGGCAGCGTCTTTCGCGCAATCTTACTGACGTCATCACTCTGAACGATGAAGAGAAGATAGCCGTGGTTCACGACTTCGTGGTTCCAGCCTTCGTCATCATCTCGAAGAGTGAGGAGAGCGACGAGATGCTCTTCCACCGTCTTTACAGAGCCATGCCGCTGCGTGGCGGAGAGACCGAACCGATGATGAACATCGTGGCTTGGAGAAAGGGCGATGAATTCATCTCGGTGGTGATTCCGAGAGAGAAGCACCGTCCGGAGGCTTACTTTGCCGATGGCGATGCCCAACTGATGGTTTCACCGGGTGCCCTGGATATGTCGGGACTCATCATCACCCCAAGAGAGGAGGATTTCAGAAAACTGACCGATGAGCGTGCCGAGGCACTGCTGCAGGAATGCAGTGTGAGCCAGGAGAAGATGAACAGCATCGTGAGCAAGCTGAAGGTGGCAAAGGAGGCTGAAGATTCCATTCTGGCTACATCTGCCCTATATAATAATGAGGAGGAACCAGAGGTTACCGTGGGCATCGTGAGTGCCCAAAAGGTGCATTTCTCGCTGAACAAGCCTTATCTGGCTAAGGGCGAAATCGTGATTGGCGAGCAGGAGGTGGAGTTCTTCGAGGGAGGTATCATGTGGAACGGTAATCTTTACAGTAAGCTCACCTTCCATCCGCAGAGCGACGACGCCTCGTTCTCTATCAGCGACGTGACCATCGGCGTGAACTTCCACTGGGAGCGCAAGGAGACGCAGACCTTCCTGGGTGCCCTCCGCTTCGTGGTGGAATCGGATAAGATCTATGCCATCAACGAACTGCCGGTGGAGCGCTATCTGGAGAGTGTAATCAGCAGTGAGATGAGTGCCACATCGAGCCTAGAACTGCTGAAGGCACATGCCGTGATTTCACGTTCGTGGCTGCTGGCGCAGATGCAGAAGCGCAGAGAGGTGGCTGAGAGCGGCAACAATTTCTTCTCGTTCACCAAGAAGGAGGATATGCTGATTCGCTGGTACGACCGTGAGGACCACACCCTCTTTGACGTGTGCGCCGATGACCACTGCCAGCGCTACCAGGGCATCACGAAGGAAACCTCGCCACATGTTGCCGAGGCTATCAGGCTGACCCGTGGCCAGGTGTTGCTGGATGGCGGCGAGATTTGCGATGCAAGATTCTCGAAATGCTGCGGCGGAGTAACTGAGGAATTCCAATACTGCTGGGAGAATACGCCGAAGA
The Segatella copri DNA segment above includes these coding regions:
- a CDS encoding DUF4922 domain-containing protein, with the translated sequence MREKIDLFLPCEDLEVAQEALGELHDNKTVQHINLMVSADFAAHHQVPDGCTFVVIDRLESSNTVESIAENADADFVMICTKTTPIRWGLYALERFLRTADDTAAVMVYSDHYSLVKDDASSENASSEADASDSEKASGKLEKHPVIDYQQGSLRDDFDFGSLWLVKAQALRNYIAQQDRQEYQFAGLYDLRLYLSRVGEIFHLNEFLYTENELDNRKSGEKQFDYVNPRNREVQIEMEKACTQHLNKVGALVDTSYYRLPDFDEQEFEYEASVVIPVFNREKTIADAVKSALAQKTDFKFNVIVVNNHSTDKTGEILDEIADDRLIQIVPDRKDLGIGGCWNVAINSDYCGKFAVQLDSDDLYSSSETLQKIVDAFYEQKAAMMIGAYRMCDFDLNTLPPGLIDHKEWTEDNGCNNALRINGLGAPRAFFTPLVRQMQFPNTSYGEDYALGLAFSRRYRIGRIYDELYLCRRWGGNSDAALSIDRVNANNLYKDRLRTMELMARKQMMQGKADIMEDSSISRFFNRQLEKWADARHRFRDLKHVETRQLSELVKLQWNPARIVSTGAKIDRKTLGERPCFLCDRNRPKEQMSQQIDENFHLLVNPFPILPVHFTIPARKHQYQAIYQNYGEMHRFLSLHSELMVFYNGPKCGASAPDHLHFQAGTSGILPLQSNWQRLSRNLTDVITLNDEEKIAVVHDFVVPAFVIISKSEESDEMLFHRLYRAMPLRGGETEPMMNIVAWRKGDEFISVVIPREKHRPEAYFADGDAQLMVSPGALDMSGLIITPREEDFRKLTDERAEALLQECSVSQEKMNSIVSKLKVAKEAEDSILATSALYNNEEEPEVTVGIVSAQKVHFSLNKPYLAKGEIVIGEQEVEFFEGGIMWNGNLYSKLTFHPQSDDASFSISDVTIGVNFHWERKETQTFLGALRFVVESDKIYAINELPVERYLESVISSEMSATSSLELLKAHAVISRSWLLAQMQKRREVAESGNNFFSFTKKEDMLIRWYDREDHTLFDVCADDHCQRYQGITKETSPHVAEAIRLTRGQVLLDGGEICDARFSKCCGGVTEEFQYCWENTPKNYLTAVRDIALGISGTENNLGTKAPLPNLTNEDEAEKWIRFNPPAFCNTQDKKILSEVLNDYDQETVDFYRWKVTLTQEKLQQLIADKLKMDFGAILDMKAVERGTSGRISKLQIIGTEKTFTIGKELEIRRALSDSHLLSSAFVVDKYDADENGVPQRFELIGAGWGHGVGLCQIGAAVMGEEGYLYDAILLHYYQGAEIKKLYQ